The following is a genomic window from Brevibacterium limosum.
AACGACGACCTCAAGGTCCACAAGGGCCCCGGCGGCGAGATCCGCTACATCGTGTTCAACATGGACACGATGCCTTTCGGCGCGAAGACCGACGAAGCCGATGAGAAGAAGGCGCTCGCCGTTCGTCAGGCCATGGCCGACTCCGTCGACCGCCAGGCGATCGCCAGCCAGGTCTACAAGGACACCTTCACCCCGCTGTTCTCGCACGTGCCCGAGGGGCTGCCCGGTGCCGACGAGCCGCTGAAGTCCGAATACGGCGACGGCAAGGGCGGTGCCGATGTCGCGAAGGCGAAGAAGGCGCTCAAGGACGCAGGTGTCGAGACCCCGGTCGAGCTCAAGCTGCAGTACAACCCGGACCACTACGGTCCGTCCTCGGGCGACGAGTACGCCCTGGTGAAGGACCAGCTGGACAAGACCGGTCTGTTCAAGGTCGACCTCCAGTCGACCGAATGGGTGCAGTACAACAAGGACCGCACCGATGACGTGTACCCGATGTACCAGCTGGGTTGGTTCCCGGACTACTCGGATGCTGACAACTACCTCGTGCCGTTCTTCTACGACACGGACGAGACCCCGTCGTTCCTCGGCAACCACTACCGGGACGAGACGATGAACAAGGAGCTCAACGCTCAGTCCTCCATCGCTGATGAGGGCAAGCGCGAAGAGGCTCTGAAGAAGATCCAGGGTCAGCTCGCCGATGAGCTGCCGACCCTGCCGCTGCTCCAGGGCAACCAGATCGCCGTGTCCGGCAAGGACGTCAAGGGTGTCGACGACACCCTCGACCCCGCGTTCCAGTTCCGACTGGCGCTGCTGAGCAAGTGATCACCCACACGAGGTGCAGGTGAGCCGATCGGGCCACCTGCACCTCGTGGCGCGTTCGCGGTGAGGTCCGTGCACCTGCAGACCATCGCCGAGGTGTCTCCTGCCGCGAGCGCACCGAAACACACATAAGGAACACATGTCTGCTGCCATCAGCGAACCAGGGGCGGAGGCCGCCGAGACCTCGGTCGCGGTCAAGAAGCCCACTGGAGGCGGACTGGGACGCTACGTCCTCATCCGCTTCCTGCTCATCATTCCCACCATCTTCATCCTCACCACTCTGGTGTTCTTCCTCATGCGCATCACCGGTGACCCGATCACCGCAGCGCTGGGCGGTCGCCTGACGAAGGCCCAGCTGGCCGAGCGCGTCCACGCCGCCGGCTACGACCGGCCGCTCCTCGTCCAGTACTTCGAGTACATGGGCAATCTGCTCAAGGGCGACTTCGGCACCGCGGTCTCCGACGGTCAGCCCGTCTCGTCCATTCTGGTCAACTACGGTGCGGCCACCGTCGAGCTCGTCTTCTACGCGCTCATCGTCGCGTTCATCCTCGGCATCCCGCTGGGCATGCTCGCCGCCTACCACCGGGACAAGGCCCCCGACGCCGCACTGCGTGTGCTCGCGATCCTCGGCTATGCGACCCCGGTGTTCTTCGCCGGCATGGTCCTCAAGCTCATCTTCGGCGTCTTCCTGCCCGTCCTGCCGGTGGCCGGCCGCGGCACCACAGAGACCGAATACATCATGTCCGGCGTCGTCGGCCCGACGCACTTCTACCTCATCGACGCGCTGCGCATCGGCAATTTCTCCGTCCTGTCCGATGTGCTCGCCCACGCGGTGCTGCCGGCGATCGCCCTCGGCGTGCTCACCGCCGGAGTCTTCCTCCGACTGGTGCGCACGAACCTCATCGGCACGCTCGAACAGCAGTACATCGACTCCGGCCGATCCCGCGGCATCTCCGAATACCGCCTGGTCACCAAGCATGCCTACCGTCCGGCGCTGATCCCGATCATCACCGTCATGGGCATGCAGATCGCGCTCATGCTCGCCGGCGCCGTGCTCACCGAGACGACGTTCGAATGGAAGGGACTCGGCTTCAAACTCGCCGAATACCTCACGGCCCGCGACTTCGTGGCGGTCCAGGGAATCGTCGTGTTCCTCGCCGTCATCGTCGCGGTCACGAACTTCCTCGTCGACGTCATCGCCGCATTCATCGATCCGAGAGTGAGGTACTGATGTCCACTCCACAGAATCCACGCAGCCAAGGCCCGGATGAGACGGCCGAGACCTTCGCCGAGGCGGCCCCCGGAGCAGGCGTACCCGCTCTGGCGTTCGACGACCGGGCCAAGAGATCCTGGTTCTCCCGTCTGCCGATCGTCTCCCATCTGCGCCAGTCCGTGGGGCTGCAGCGCGGAATGCTCATCACCGGGCTCATCCTCAGCGGAATCGTCATCATCTGCGCGATCTTCGCTCCGCTCATCGCCCCGTACGGCTTCAACCAGCTGGGCACGTCCGAAGGCAACTTCGGGTCGAAGCTGCCTCCCGGCGGCACCCATATCTGGGGCACCACGGTCGGCGGCTACGATGTGTTCTCCCGTGTCGTCTGGGGTGCGCAGACCGCAGTGGCCGTCATCGTCGTCGCCGTGGTCATGTCCCTGTTCGCCGGTGTCATCCTCGGACTCATCTCCGGCTACATCGGCGGCTGGCTCGACCGCATCCTCGTCGTCATCGCCGATGCCGTCTACGCCTTCCCGACCCTGCTGCTGGCACTGGTCATGTCGATCGCGATCTCCGGCGGACAGTCGAGCGCCTGGGGCGGGATCGCGGCGGCCGCGTTCTCGATCACGGTCGTCTTCATCCCGCAGTACTTCCGTGTGGTGAGGGCGGAGACCCTGCGGCTGAAGGCCGAACCGTTCGTCGAATCGGCGATCGTGCTCGGTGCCTCGAAGACTCGCATCATCTCCAAGCACATCTTCCGCAACGCCACCCGCACCCTGCCGCTGATCTTCACACTCAACGCATCCGAGGCGATTCTGACTCTCGCCGGCCTCGGGTTCCTGGGCTTCGGAATCGAACCCACCTCGGCGTCGGAATGGGGATACGACCTCAACAAGGCACTGCCGGACGTCACATCCGGCGTGTGGTGGACGGCGGTGTTCCCGGGTCTGGCGATCGTGCTCACGGTGCTCGGGATCACCTTGGTCGGTGAGTCGATGAACGACCTCAACGACCCGCGTCTGCGTGTGCGACGCAAAGCCAAGGTCAAGAACGTCAAGTCCGCGGAGGTCACGGCATGAGCAAGCAGAAACACGAGCAGACAGCCTCGACCACCGGCAGCATCCTCGACGTCGAGGGCCTCGACGTCACCTTCTCCACCGACGGCGGGGACGTCCACGCCGTCAAGGACGTGTCGTTGAGCGTCTCACCCGGTGAGGTGCTTGCGATCGTGGGCGAATCGGGCTCCGGCAAGACCGTGACCGCCCGGTCCATCCTCGGCCTGCTGCCGGAGACGGCGCAGCGCTCAGGCGCCATCGTCATCTCGGGTGCGAACGTGCTCAGCGTCTCGGCCGACGAGCTGCGGGCCATGCGCGGCCGCGATGTGGCCATGGTCTTCCAGGAGCCGTCGACCGCGCTCAACCCCGTCTACACGGTCGGGTGGCAGATCGCCGAGGGCCTGCGCGCGCACGATAGGAAGGCGAGCAAGGCCGACCTCAAGGCGCGCGTCGTCAAGGCGATGCGGCAGGTCGGAATCCCGGATGCGGACAGCCGATTCGACTACTACCCGCATCAGTTCTCGGGCGGGCAGAAGCAGCGCATCGTCATCGCCATGGCCTTGGCGCTGGGAGCGAAGCTCATCGTCGCCGACGAACCGACCACCGCGCTTGACGTCACCGTGCAGGCGGAGATCCTCGACCTGCTGCGTGAGCTGCGGGATGAGACGGGCACGGCCATCGTGCTCATCACCCACAACATGGGTGTCGTCGCCGACCTCGCCGATCGGGTGGCCGTGATGCTGCGCGGCGACCTCGTCGAGGTCTCGCCCGTCGAGCAGCTCTTCAGCGACCCGCAGGAGCAGTACACCCGTGAACTGCTCGCCGCGGTGCCGCGGATCGGGTCGACCGTGGCCGGCAGTCGCAAGGCGGCCGCCGCCGAGGCCGGGGCCGTGCCGGGTGCGATCACGGGGGATGCGTCGACGGCGGATCCCGAGTCGGTCGGCAGCGGCTCACCGCGCACCGCCTCGGCGGGGGATGCCCGGGACGGGGCCGCCTCGGCGGGGGACGATCAGCCCGGGGCCGCCTCGGCGAAGAACCGGAACACGCACGAATCGATCGTGTCCGCCCGCGGTCTCGACATCGTCTATCCGGGCGGCTTCGGCAAGTCGGATTTCCACGCGGTGAAGAAGGTCAGCTTCGACATCAAGGCCGGCGAGGTCTACGGACTCGTCGGTGAGTCGGGGTCGGGCAAGACCACGATCGGACGTGCGATCGCGGGCCTGACCAGGGCCAGCGGTGGAAGTCTCACGGTGCTCGGGCATGAGATGGTCGGGTTCAGGGAGCGGGAGTTCACGAAGATCCGGCGACGGATCGGGTTCGTGTTCCAGGACCCGGCGGCCTCGTTCAATCCGCATCTGTCGATCGGGGAGTGCATCGCCGAACCGTTTGCGATCCACCGTCGGGAGATGAGCCCGTCCGACCGCTCGCAGCGTGTGCTCGAACTCCTCGATTCCGTGCAGCTGCCGAAGGCGTATGCGGCGAGGTATCCGCATGAGCTCTCCGGCGGGCAGCGGCAGAGGGCGTCCTTGGCCCGTGGTCTCGCGCTCGATCCGGAGCTGCTCATCGCCGATGAGCCGACGTCGGCGCTCGACGTGTCGGTGCAGGCGAAGGTGCTCGAACTCTTCGTCGAGCTGCAGAACCGCTTCGACTTCGCGGCCCTGTTCATCAGCCACGACCTCGCGGTGGTCGATATGCTCTCCGACCGCATCGGCGTGCTCTTCCACGGCGAACTGCTCGAAGAGGGCACGGGTGAGCAGGTGCTCGGATCACCGGACAACGACTACACGAAGCGTCTCATCGCGTCGCTGCCGGTCCCGGATCCGGCGGAGCAGGCCGAGCGACGTGAGCTGGCCCGCACCCTCCGCACCCCCTAACTGCTACCCGACGGCGGCCCAGCAACCTCGCGCGAGGTTGCTGGGCCGCCGTCAGGTAGTGGAGGAGGGAATTATTTGGTGTCGGCGATGAAGTCGAGCATGCCGTCCTGATTGACCGGCAGGGCCAGCAGGCGGTCGAGTTCGGTGTCATCGGGGTCGAGGCCGAGGATGCGCATCGAGTACTGAGTGAAGTCGCGCTCGATCATGTCGGGCGTCAGATCACCCGTCGGTCGGTACCACAGCGACAGCGAATTGCAGATCGAGTGGATCGCGCGAGTGGCCAGGGCGGCGTTGGCGATCGTGAAGTGTCCGGTGTCGGCGCCGGCCCGGACGATATCGCCCATGATCTCGCGAGCCTCCCGCTGGAGATCCTTGACGCGGACGGCATTGTCGCCGGTGAGGCGTTCGGTGTCGCGCAGCAGAACGGTGGAGACCGAGACGTTCTCCATCCGATAGCGGGCGAGGTAGCGCACCGCCACGGCCAGCTGGTCGACAGGATTGTCATCGACTTCGGCGATGACGGCCCGGCAGTGTTCGATGTACCAGGAATATGCTGTGTGGACGAGCTCGTAGAGTGCTTCCTGCTTGGACGGGAAGTAGTAGTAGAGCGCGGAGAGGCTCAGACCTGCCGTCTGTGCGATATCGCGGATGGACGCGCCGTCGAATCCCTTATCCGCGAAGGTGTCCCGGGCCGAGCGGAGAATGTTGTTGCGGCCGTTGGTTGAGCGCACGATGACCGGACTCCTTGCCTAGTTTCCGTCGTAGCCGACTTTTTAACGAACAGTCTTTCACTTGCCCCACGACCTTACACGACAGCCGGTGCCTGCGGGCCTGATTTCGCGGGGAACTTCGCCGGAGCGCGGTCGAATCGATGAGCGCCGAGGCGGCCGGCCCGGTCGCGACCACCGACCGTCCAATGTGGGCGGCGTCACTCCGAAAGAGGGAATGATTGAGTGTTCAACGATGTTGGTGGGGTGGAGTCGCAGACGATCCGGCGTGCCGGAGGCGCAGGCTGCACCCGTGAACTCGACCGCCTCGGCCGCCCGGCCGGCGGGCACCGCTCAACGATTTGAGGACGCATATGCTCAACATTGCCATCATTCCCGGAACCTCCCGCCCGCAGGCGCTGAACCCGCAGATCGTGAGCTGGGTCGAGCAGCAGCTGGACGCCAATGACGATGTCCGCGCCGAGGTCGTCGACTTCGGCAGCTTCGACCTGCCCCTGCTCGACGAGGTCGTCCCCGCCGGCGCGAAGATGTACGCCAACGACCACACGAAGGCCTGGGGTGCGAAGCTCGAGGAGTTCGACGCCTTCATCTTCGTCACACCCGAGTACAACCACTCGATCTCCGGCTCGCTGAAGAACGCGCTCGATTTCGTCGCCACCGAGTTCAACCACAAGGTCGCAGGCATCGTGAACTACGGCGCCGACAAGGGAGTGCGCGCCGCCGAGCACCTGCGCCACATCCTCGCGAACTACAAACTCGCCGTCGTCCGCGACCAGGCCTCGTTCTCGATCTTCACCGACGTCGCCGACGGCGATTTCGCCCCGACCGCGGTCTCGGCCGCCCCGTTCGCATCCATGGTCGACGACATCGTCGCCTGGGGCGAGGCCCTGAAGTCCGTGCGTGAAGCCGGCGCCGAGGAGCAGGCCGCCTGAGTCTGGCTGCATCGCTGAAGTGGCCCGCCGGTCGCCCGACCGGCGGGCTTCGTCGTCCCCGCTGCGCCCGCCACTTCCGCACGGGCGAACCTCCCGCCGAGGCGGCCCTCTCCCGCCCGTGCACCGTGACCGTCCCCACACCTGCGTTAGAGTCGCAGTGATAAATCGTTCGCTCAGCGATGCAAAGGACACTCATGGAACTGAAGAACACCGTCGCCCTCGTCACCGGCGGAGCCTCCGGGCTCGGCCGTGCCACCACTGAACGCCTCCTGGCCGCCGGAGCCCAGGTCGTCATGGCCGACCTCAACGCCGAGGTGGGGCAGCAGGTCGCCGTCGAACTCGGCGATTCCGCCCACTTCGTCACCGCCGACGTCACGAACGAAGAGCAGGTCCAGGCCGCCGTCGACACCGCCACCGGGCTCGGCACCCTGCGCGTCGTCGTCAACTGCGCCGGCGTCGCGACCCCCGGAAAGCTCGTCTCCCGCAAGGGGCCGCTGCCGCTCGACGCTTTCCAGAAGGTTCTGAACATCAACATCGTCGGCACCGTCAACGTCTGTCGCCTCGCCGCCGCGGCCATGCAGAGCCAGGAAGCGCAAGGCGAAGAGCGCGGCGTCATCGTCAACACCGCATCGGTGGCGGCCTTCGACGGTCAGATCGGCCAGATCGCCTACTCTGCGTCCAAGGGTGCCGTGGCTGCGGTGACCCTGCCGATGGCCCGCGAGCTCGCCGCCTCCTTCATCCGCGTCGTCACCATCGCCCCCGGCATCTTCGAGACCCCGATGATGGCCGGACTGCCCGCCGAGGCGCAGGAATCCCTCGGCAAGTCCGTGCCGCATCCGGCCCGACTGGGCAAACCGGCCGAGTACGCACAGCTCGTCGAGTCGATCGTGGCCAACCCGATGCTCAACGGTGAGACGATCCGCCTCGACGGCGCCATCCGCATGGCCCCGAAATGATCGACTGACGCCCTCGCCGAGGATGCCCACCCCGAGGAATTCCTCACCGAGGATCGCCTGACCGTCAGAGCCGCCCGTTTTCGCAGTCGCGGAAGGGCGGCTCTGTCGCCTGATGGGAGGCTCAGCGGTGTGCGTTGACGAGCAGCGCCAGCTGCACCCGCGAGGTCACCTCGAGCTTGTCGAAGATGCGCGCCAAGTGGGTCTTCACCGTCGCCGTCGAGACGAACAGTGACCGCGTCACCTGCGCGTTCGTCAAACCCTTAGCGACCGCCTCGGCGATCTCCCGCTCCCGGGTCGACAGTGACGCGAGCGGATCCTGACCCGGCACCGAGGCGGCCGGCCGAGACGACATCAGCGTGGCCAAGGCGGTCGCCGACAGAGTGCGAGTGCCGTCGGCGGCTGCCCGGACGGCATTGATGAGCTCTTCCGGTGGGGTGTCCTTGAGGATGTAGCCTGCCGCCCCGGACTGCAGGGCACGGTGGATGAAATCGTCGGTGCCGAAGGCCGTGAGCATGAGCACCTGCGGGTGCTCGGGATCGCTTAGGAGCGTCTGTGCGGCCTCGAGCCCGTCGAGACGGGGCATCCGGATATCCATGAGCACGAGATCGGGACTCAGTCGGCGAGCGAGATCGATGGCTTCGACTTCATCGACCGCCTCGGCGATGACGTCGATGTCGTCGGCAGCGCCGAGGAGGAGCCTGAGGCCCGAGCGCATGAGCGATTCGTCGTCGGCGATGATGACGCGGATGCTCATGCTTTCTCCTGTTCGTCCGGGGAGCCGACCGTGCCGACAGTGCCCGCTGAGTCGTCTTCTGTGAAGATGCCTGCGTCGATGGGGATGCGGGCGCGGAGGGTGAACTCCGGGGTCGTCGTCACCGTGAGATCGCCGCCCATGGCCTCCATTCTCTCCCGCAGTCCGAGCAGTCCCAGCCCGGATCCGGTGACGAGCTGCTGCGCTCCGGCGCGGAACGCCGGGGCCAGCCCAGTGTGCGGATTGCTCGCGACGAGTTCGAGGTGTCCGTCCGCCTCGTCGAAGCCGACCTTGATCGTCACTCTTTGGCCCGGGGCGTGCTTGACCGCATTCGTGATCGCTTCCTGGACGAAGCGGTAGATCGTCGTCTGCTCGAGTGCCCCGCACCGGTGGAGGACTTCGGCGGTCACCGGTTCGAGGTAGCGCAGCTCGGCGGTGTCGCCCCTGGCCGCGACGAGGCGGTCGATGTCAGGGTCGATGACCGTGCCCTCGTCATCGCTGCGCAGCATCGTCAGCACCTCACGGAGTTCGACACCGGAGCGGCGGGCGGCATCGGCGATGAGACGGGCGCTTTCGCGGACCTCATCGGGGTCGAGGTCCTGCCGCACGGACAGGGCGCCGGAGTACATGGCGATGACGGACAGGTGATGGGACAGGGAATCGTGCATGTCGCGGGCGATGCCGCGGCGCACCTCAGCGATGGCGCGGTCCTGCCGAGAGCGTTCGCGCAGCAGGGTCTGCGCGGCGGAGTCGATGAACCCCTGCTCGCGGGCGCCGCGGATGACGCCGACGATGACGATGACGGCGTACATCGTGCCGCCGAAGACGAACACGGGAAGATCGAAGGCTCCCGCCGCCTGCGGGGTGAGGACGTAGGTCGCCGAGAAGGCTGCCAGTGTGGCGGCGAGTGCGACGAAGTCGAGGGCCCAACTGCGACGGGCCGACAGCGAAATGAGCATGATCGAGGCGGCGAAGGCGCCGAGGATGCTGACCGTGCCCAGGAGGAGTCCGATGATCCCGACGGTGACGGGAACCCAGCCGCCCGGACGGCGCTGGAGAGATTCGACGGACCCGTCGGAGGCGAGGAACTCATCACCACCGTGGCCGGTGACAGTGAGGAACTCGCGCAGCTTCTCCGCGGCCAGCACCTTCGGACGCAGCTGTTTGCGCAGAACCCGGCGTCCGTCGAAGACGAGGACGATAGGCAGACAGACGAAGGAAACGAGCCCGAAAACGATGTGTACGAAGATCTCTGCACTGAGAGCATTCGCCTCGGCACCGGTGGACTCTGGGTTCGGCCATTTGTCTCCGATGACAATGAAGAGCAGGAGCACGCCGACGACCGCGGAGATGCCGGTCCAGAGGAGGGCATGCGCGAGCGGGCGGCGGGCGGGGCGAGATGTCACCCTTCGACCCTACCGGTGCGACGGCCGAAGGAGTGTCGTCCGAAAGGATGAGATCTGCATGGTCGTGCGGAGACCGTCGCCCCGCCAGAGGCCTTCTGACATGCGCATTCACCCGATCGGATGACATGAATCATGCCCTTGGCCGATGGTCAGCGGCCGCGGTGTCCGAAAGGGTGGAGACATGAGAAATCAACTCCACTTTCCCGCCTCCGTCGAGTCGCCTCGGGGCTACCATCGGCAGTTCGCCGCACAACGGGGCAACCGGTGGTACAAACCGATCCTCGTGGCCGTCCTGGCCGCGGTGTTCTACCTGGTCGAGATCATCGCCCAATTCGCGGGCTTCTTCATCTGGGCTCTGTTCGCCCTCGGCGGCGACGGCGACTTCAGCGCATGGTCGGAACGTCTCATCGATATGAACACCACCACAGGGATCCTCTTCGGACTCGTCAACGTCATCCTCATGTGGCCGGCCGTCGAGCTCGCGACCCTCTGCGTCTATCGGCGCTGGTTCTCCACGATGATCTCGCTTCGCGGCGGACTGCGCCTGCGTCGGCTCGGGCGGTACATGCTGTACGGGTCGGCCGTGTCGGTGGTCTGCGCGATCGTGATGGTCCTGTTCTCCGACGGGTCGATGGGCGATCTGACCTCGGGAATCGTGTGGAACCAGCACGTGCTCGCCATGCTCATCGCGTTCGTCCTCCTCGTCCCGTTCCAGGCGACGGCCGAAGAGATCGTCTTCCGCGGCCTGGCCATGAACGTCATCGGCGCCTGGCTGCGCCACCCCGCTTGGGCCGTGCTCATCCCCGTGCCGTTCTTCGTCTTCGGCCATGTCTACGACCTGCCGGGGCTCATCGACGTCGGGATCTTCGCCGTCATCGTCGGCACCCTGACCATCATCACCGGCGGCCTCGAAGCGGGGATCGCGTTCCACATCATCAACAATCTCTTCGCGTTCGTCCTCGGTGTGCTCTCCGGAGCCGACCTCAACGCGACGAGCTCACCGACGATCGAGGTCGTCATGTCGATCATCGCCCCGATCGGCTTCGCCGTGATCGTCGTCCTCGATCACCGTCGCCGAGGCGGTCCTTCCCCTTGCCGAGGCGACCCGACCGACCGCGAACCGCTGGGTCCCCGCGGGGACGGCCCCGAGACTGCGGGAGCCGACGAGGACCGCGAGGCGAATGCCGACACCGAAAAGAAGGCGAGCCTCTGATGAGCTACTTCAGCGAATTGGCCCAGAACCTGCGTCGGCGCGGATGTGAGGAAGACCAGGTCCTCACCTTCCTCTGCGAGGTCAAGGATTCGACGCAGAAAGCAGGCACGACGCCCGAGGCCGAGTTCGGCACACCCGAAGAGAAAGCCTCGAAGCACAGCGGAAAGCGCGCACGGTCCACAGGCCAGGCGACGCTCAACGTGTTCGGATTCGCGGGCGTGTGCTGCGTGGTCGTCTATGCCATCTGGCCGGGACTGTTCGACTTCACGAATCCCGTGCTGTCGAACTTCGGCGGCATCATCGCGCTCATCGTCCTGCTCATCATCGGTGCCTTCGTCGCAGGGTTCATCGACACTCGCCTGCCGAAGGGGTTCGAGGCTCCGCGGTCAGAAGTCGATCGATGAGCTCGTCGGCAGTGAGGCCCTCGGCTCGGGCGGCGGCCTCGAGGCGGTCAAGACTCGAGGGTGACAGCGTCGAAGCAGGCGGAGTCGCAGGAGACCGCGTCGACCCGGCCTTGAGCAGCAGCGACGTCAGGGGCACGACGACCACGCCGAGCGCGGCGAGGATCCACACGATGCCGTTGAGGCGGGTCAGCCAGTCGTGCTCCCACGCTCCGTCCATCCAGATCGTGACGAGAACCAGGCATGTGCCGAGCGCGAGGAGGCAGAGCGTGATCGGCAACCCGATCCGCACCACCCGAGTCCGGGCCACCAGCAGCAGAATGAGCGAACTGACCGAAGCGACGGCGGTGACGAGCACGATCGACGCGAGCACCTGGTAGAGGATGTCGCCGATGGTCAGGCCGGTGGAGCCGGGGATGGGGTCATCCCACATGTACGGATCGCCCCAGATGAACAGAATGCTCACCAGCAGGGTGATGAACGCCAGCAGGATCGTGGCGCTGCCGAACCATTGGACTCGCCGACCGATGAGCGTCGCCCCGCAGAAGGCGGCGACGCTGCAGGCGCCGGTCACCGACGTCATGGCGATGACCTGGAACGTCGATTCGGACTCGATATCGCCGAGCATGACGATGATCCCGCCGATCGCCGCCACGCTGAAGGCCACGACGATGATGACGGCGATCGTGCGCCGCAGGTCCCGGACGAATCGGGACTGCTCTCGCGCCGCGGGTTCGGGCGCCGGCGTCGAGGGGCCAGATGGCATCGCTGGGGATGAGTGAGTCACTGTTTCTGCACCTTTCGGAGGGGATTTCAGACAGCAGGGAACCCTGATCGATTATGTCATCGATCCGCTCGCACTCAGTCCGTCGGCAGCGACGCCCTGACCTCGAACCCGCGGCGCTCGGTCGGCCCCACCTGCAGGCTCCCGCCCAATGCTTCGACACGTTCGCGCATTCCCCTGATGCCGAAACCTCCGCCGAGGTGGCTGTGCCCACCCGCAACCGACCCGTCGGGTTCCCCGTTGAGAACGGAGATCTCGAGTCGGGTCCCGAGGGCTGTGACGGTGACCGCCACCGGGGCGCCTGCGGCATGCCGCAGTGCATTCGACAGGCTCTCCTGCACCACGCGGAACGCCGT
Proteins encoded in this region:
- a CDS encoding dipeptide ABC transporter ATP-binding protein, whose protein sequence is MSKQKHEQTASTTGSILDVEGLDVTFSTDGGDVHAVKDVSLSVSPGEVLAIVGESGSGKTVTARSILGLLPETAQRSGAIVISGANVLSVSADELRAMRGRDVAMVFQEPSTALNPVYTVGWQIAEGLRAHDRKASKADLKARVVKAMRQVGIPDADSRFDYYPHQFSGGQKQRIVIAMALALGAKLIVADEPTTALDVTVQAEILDLLRELRDETGTAIVLITHNMGVVADLADRVAVMLRGDLVEVSPVEQLFSDPQEQYTRELLAAVPRIGSTVAGSRKAAAAEAGAVPGAITGDASTADPESVGSGSPRTASAGDARDGAASAGDDQPGAASAKNRNTHESIVSARGLDIVYPGGFGKSDFHAVKKVSFDIKAGEVYGLVGESGSGKTTIGRAIAGLTRASGGSLTVLGHEMVGFREREFTKIRRRIGFVFQDPAASFNPHLSIGECIAEPFAIHRREMSPSDRSQRVLELLDSVQLPKAYAARYPHELSGGQRQRASLARGLALDPELLIADEPTSALDVSVQAKVLELFVELQNRFDFAALFISHDLAVVDMLSDRIGVLFHGELLEEGTGEQVLGSPDNDYTKRLIASLPVPDPAEQAERRELARTLRTP
- a CDS encoding TetR/AcrR family transcriptional regulator, encoding MRSTNGRNNILRSARDTFADKGFDGASIRDIAQTAGLSLSALYYYFPSKQEALYELVHTAYSWYIEHCRAVIAEVDDNPVDQLAVAVRYLARYRMENVSVSTVLLRDTERLTGDNAVRVKDLQREAREIMGDIVRAGADTGHFTIANAALATRAIHSICNSLSLWYRPTGDLTPDMIERDFTQYSMRILGLDPDDTELDRLLALPVNQDGMLDFIADTK
- a CDS encoding ABC transporter permease, producing MSAAISEPGAEAAETSVAVKKPTGGGLGRYVLIRFLLIIPTIFILTTLVFFLMRITGDPITAALGGRLTKAQLAERVHAAGYDRPLLVQYFEYMGNLLKGDFGTAVSDGQPVSSILVNYGAATVELVFYALIVAFILGIPLGMLAAYHRDKAPDAALRVLAILGYATPVFFAGMVLKLIFGVFLPVLPVAGRGTTETEYIMSGVVGPTHFYLIDALRIGNFSVLSDVLAHAVLPAIALGVLTAGVFLRLVRTNLIGTLEQQYIDSGRSRGISEYRLVTKHAYRPALIPIITVMGMQIALMLAGAVLTETTFEWKGLGFKLAEYLTARDFVAVQGIVVFLAVIVAVTNFLVDVIAAFIDPRVRY
- a CDS encoding ABC transporter permease; its protein translation is MSTPQNPRSQGPDETAETFAEAAPGAGVPALAFDDRAKRSWFSRLPIVSHLRQSVGLQRGMLITGLILSGIVIICAIFAPLIAPYGFNQLGTSEGNFGSKLPPGGTHIWGTTVGGYDVFSRVVWGAQTAVAVIVVAVVMSLFAGVILGLISGYIGGWLDRILVVIADAVYAFPTLLLALVMSIAISGGQSSAWGGIAAAAFSITVVFIPQYFRVVRAETLRLKAEPFVESAIVLGASKTRIISKHIFRNATRTLPLIFTLNASEAILTLAGLGFLGFGIEPTSASEWGYDLNKALPDVTSGVWWTAVFPGLAIVLTVLGITLVGESMNDLNDPRLRVRRKAKVKNVKSAEVTA
- a CDS encoding 3-hydroxyacyl-CoA dehydrogenase; the protein is MELKNTVALVTGGASGLGRATTERLLAAGAQVVMADLNAEVGQQVAVELGDSAHFVTADVTNEEQVQAAVDTATGLGTLRVVVNCAGVATPGKLVSRKGPLPLDAFQKVLNINIVGTVNVCRLAAAAMQSQEAQGEERGVIVNTASVAAFDGQIGQIAYSASKGAVAAVTLPMARELAASFIRVVTIAPGIFETPMMAGLPAEAQESLGKSVPHPARLGKPAEYAQLVESIVANPMLNGETIRLDGAIRMAPK
- a CDS encoding NADPH-dependent FMN reductase is translated as MLNIAIIPGTSRPQALNPQIVSWVEQQLDANDDVRAEVVDFGSFDLPLLDEVVPAGAKMYANDHTKAWGAKLEEFDAFIFVTPEYNHSISGSLKNALDFVATEFNHKVAGIVNYGADKGVRAAEHLRHILANYKLAVVRDQASFSIFTDVADGDFAPTAVSAAPFASMVDDIVAWGEALKSVREAGAEEQAA
- a CDS encoding response regulator, with the translated sequence MSIRVIIADDESLMRSGLRLLLGAADDIDVIAEAVDEVEAIDLARRLSPDLVLMDIRMPRLDGLEAAQTLLSDPEHPQVLMLTAFGTDDFIHRALQSGAAGYILKDTPPEELINAVRAAADGTRTLSATALATLMSSRPAASVPGQDPLASLSTREREIAEAVAKGLTNAQVTRSLFVSTATVKTHLARIFDKLEVTSRVQLALLVNAHR
- a CDS encoding ABC transporter substrate-binding protein — encoded protein: MKRRTGAKAVAIAAAGALLLSACSTSTTGGGGGDDEGGMLTVGTTDKVVALDPAAAYDNGSSLVEQQVYPFILAYKPGTAELNPSIAESADFTEPTKYEVKLKDGLKYANGNELTSSDVKFSFDRQLKIQDPNGPSSLLGGLKSVETPDEKTVIFNLKRKNDQTWPGVLASAAGPIVDEDVFSADKVTKDQEIVDGKAFAGPYTIDGFKFNELLTYKSNPDYKGFIEPAKTETVQMKYYSDANNMKLDVQEGTIDVAWRSLSATDIDDLGENDDLKVHKGPGGEIRYIVFNMDTMPFGAKTDEADEKKALAVRQAMADSVDRQAIASQVYKDTFTPLFSHVPEGLPGADEPLKSEYGDGKGGADVAKAKKALKDAGVETPVELKLQYNPDHYGPSSGDEYALVKDQLDKTGLFKVDLQSTEWVQYNKDRTDDVYPMYQLGWFPDYSDADNYLVPFFYDTDETPSFLGNHYRDETMNKELNAQSSIADEGKREEALKKIQGQLADELPTLPLLQGNQIAVSGKDVKGVDDTLDPAFQFRLALLSK